Proteins encoded together in one Chelonoidis abingdonii isolate Lonesome George chromosome 1, CheloAbing_2.0, whole genome shotgun sequence window:
- the FAM131B gene encoding protein FAM131B isoform X1, which produces MGCIGSRTVGNEVIAVDWKGLKDVDQINMDSTSSLHGSSIHRPSTEQTRTDFSWDGINLSMEDTTSILPKLKRNSNAYGIGALAKSSFSGPLGISRSMKDHVTKPTAMGQGRVAHMIEWQGWDKGNSQQQLHTHEAVRKDADAYSDLSDGEKEARFLAGVMEQFAISEATLMAWSSMDGEDVSVNSNQENPASNYSENYQELMENQDHMAQTQYDSWPHSYVSQGMYCLGSSDAWETSDQSLIASPATGSYLGQNFEETQSNLQESTLIQSSLIQQHQMQQQQAQALLQNPGLVDMWPPQTASVGGGGAESSTYMGVHTEEEGNPLLEKAPLLNKKTSPEEDDAVCRDLESLSPREELEHAALSRKVSDVTSSGVQSFDEEEGEANN; this is translated from the exons GGAATGAGGTGATTGCAGTGGACTGGAAAGGACTGAAAGATGTGGATCAGATCAATATGGACAGCACCAGCTCATTGCATGGCAGTAGCATCCACCGACCCTCCACTGAG CAAACCCGGACAGATTTCTCCTGGGATGGTATTAAT ctctCCATGGAAGACACAACCTCCATTCTCCCCAAGCTGAAGCGGAACTCCAATGCTTATGGAATCGGGGCTCTGGCTAAGTCGTCTTTC TCTGGCCCCTTAGGGATATCCCGCAGCATGAAGGATCACGTCACGAAGCCAACGGCTATGGGACAGGGTCGTGTAGCTCACATGATTGAGTGGCAAGGGTGGGACAAAGGTAACAGTCAGCAACAGCTGCATACACATGAGGCGGTGCGCAAGGATGCTGATGCCTATTCAGACCTGAGCGATGGCGAGAAGGAGGCCCGATTCCTTGCAG GGGTGATGGAGCAGTTTGCCATCTCTGAGGCCACTCTCATGGCCTGGTCCTCCATGGATGGTGAGGATGTAAGTGTCAACTCCAACCAGGAGAACCCAGCAAGCAACTACAGTGAGAACTACCAGGAGCTAATGGAAAACCAGG atCACATGGCCCAGACACAGTATGACAGCTGGCCTCACTCCTATGTCTCTCAGGGCATGTATTGCCTGGGCTCCTCTGATGCTTGGGAGACCAGCGACCAGTCCCTCATTGCTTCCCCAGCTACTGGTTCCTACCTAGGCCAGAACTTTGAGGAGACCCAGTCCAACCTGCAGGAGAGCACATTGATTCAGAGTAGCCTCATCCAGCAGCatcagatgcagcagcagcaagcacagGCCCTGCTCCAGAACCCAGGGCTCGTTGACATGTGGCCACCTCAGACTGCCTcagtgggtggtggtggggccgAATCCAGCACATACATGGGGGTGCATACAGAGGAGGAAGGGAACCCATTACTGGAAAAGGCCCCGCTGCTAAACAAGAAGACCTCTCCAGAGGAGGACGATGCTGTATGCCGGGACCTAGAGTCACTGTCACCTCGGGAGGAGCTAGAACATGCCGCACTCAGCCGCAAGGTCTCAGATGTCACCTCATCCGGGGTGCAGTCCTTTgatgaggaggagggggaagcaaaCAATTGA
- the FAM131B gene encoding protein FAM131B isoform X2 codes for MGCIGSRTVGNEVIAVDWKGLKDVDQINMDSTSSLHGSSIHRPSTEQTRTDFSWDGINLSMEDTTSILPKLKRNSNAYGIGALAKSSFSGISRSMKDHVTKPTAMGQGRVAHMIEWQGWDKGNSQQQLHTHEAVRKDADAYSDLSDGEKEARFLAGVMEQFAISEATLMAWSSMDGEDVSVNSNQENPASNYSENYQELMENQDHMAQTQYDSWPHSYVSQGMYCLGSSDAWETSDQSLIASPATGSYLGQNFEETQSNLQESTLIQSSLIQQHQMQQQQAQALLQNPGLVDMWPPQTASVGGGGAESSTYMGVHTEEEGNPLLEKAPLLNKKTSPEEDDAVCRDLESLSPREELEHAALSRKVSDVTSSGVQSFDEEEGEANN; via the exons GGAATGAGGTGATTGCAGTGGACTGGAAAGGACTGAAAGATGTGGATCAGATCAATATGGACAGCACCAGCTCATTGCATGGCAGTAGCATCCACCGACCCTCCACTGAG CAAACCCGGACAGATTTCTCCTGGGATGGTATTAAT ctctCCATGGAAGACACAACCTCCATTCTCCCCAAGCTGAAGCGGAACTCCAATGCTTATGGAATCGGGGCTCTGGCTAAGTCGTCTTTCTCTG GGATATCCCGCAGCATGAAGGATCACGTCACGAAGCCAACGGCTATGGGACAGGGTCGTGTAGCTCACATGATTGAGTGGCAAGGGTGGGACAAAGGTAACAGTCAGCAACAGCTGCATACACATGAGGCGGTGCGCAAGGATGCTGATGCCTATTCAGACCTGAGCGATGGCGAGAAGGAGGCCCGATTCCTTGCAG GGGTGATGGAGCAGTTTGCCATCTCTGAGGCCACTCTCATGGCCTGGTCCTCCATGGATGGTGAGGATGTAAGTGTCAACTCCAACCAGGAGAACCCAGCAAGCAACTACAGTGAGAACTACCAGGAGCTAATGGAAAACCAGG atCACATGGCCCAGACACAGTATGACAGCTGGCCTCACTCCTATGTCTCTCAGGGCATGTATTGCCTGGGCTCCTCTGATGCTTGGGAGACCAGCGACCAGTCCCTCATTGCTTCCCCAGCTACTGGTTCCTACCTAGGCCAGAACTTTGAGGAGACCCAGTCCAACCTGCAGGAGAGCACATTGATTCAGAGTAGCCTCATCCAGCAGCatcagatgcagcagcagcaagcacagGCCCTGCTCCAGAACCCAGGGCTCGTTGACATGTGGCCACCTCAGACTGCCTcagtgggtggtggtggggccgAATCCAGCACATACATGGGGGTGCATACAGAGGAGGAAGGGAACCCATTACTGGAAAAGGCCCCGCTGCTAAACAAGAAGACCTCTCCAGAGGAGGACGATGCTGTATGCCGGGACCTAGAGTCACTGTCACCTCGGGAGGAGCTAGAACATGCCGCACTCAGCCGCAAGGTCTCAGATGTCACCTCATCCGGGGTGCAGTCCTTTgatgaggaggagggggaagcaaaCAATTGA
- the FAM131B gene encoding protein FAM131B isoform X3 — MEDTTSILPKLKRNSNAYGIGALAKSSFSGPLGISRSMKDHVTKPTAMGQGRVAHMIEWQGWDKGNSQQQLHTHEAVRKDADAYSDLSDGEKEARFLAGVMEQFAISEATLMAWSSMDGEDVSVNSNQENPASNYSENYQELMENQDHMAQTQYDSWPHSYVSQGMYCLGSSDAWETSDQSLIASPATGSYLGQNFEETQSNLQESTLIQSSLIQQHQMQQQQAQALLQNPGLVDMWPPQTASVGGGGAESSTYMGVHTEEEGNPLLEKAPLLNKKTSPEEDDAVCRDLESLSPREELEHAALSRKVSDVTSSGVQSFDEEEGEANN, encoded by the exons ATGGAAGACACAACCTCCATTCTCCCCAAGCTGAAGCGGAACTCCAATGCTTATGGAATCGGGGCTCTGGCTAAGTCGTCTTTC TCTGGCCCCTTAGGGATATCCCGCAGCATGAAGGATCACGTCACGAAGCCAACGGCTATGGGACAGGGTCGTGTAGCTCACATGATTGAGTGGCAAGGGTGGGACAAAGGTAACAGTCAGCAACAGCTGCATACACATGAGGCGGTGCGCAAGGATGCTGATGCCTATTCAGACCTGAGCGATGGCGAGAAGGAGGCCCGATTCCTTGCAG GGGTGATGGAGCAGTTTGCCATCTCTGAGGCCACTCTCATGGCCTGGTCCTCCATGGATGGTGAGGATGTAAGTGTCAACTCCAACCAGGAGAACCCAGCAAGCAACTACAGTGAGAACTACCAGGAGCTAATGGAAAACCAGG atCACATGGCCCAGACACAGTATGACAGCTGGCCTCACTCCTATGTCTCTCAGGGCATGTATTGCCTGGGCTCCTCTGATGCTTGGGAGACCAGCGACCAGTCCCTCATTGCTTCCCCAGCTACTGGTTCCTACCTAGGCCAGAACTTTGAGGAGACCCAGTCCAACCTGCAGGAGAGCACATTGATTCAGAGTAGCCTCATCCAGCAGCatcagatgcagcagcagcaagcacagGCCCTGCTCCAGAACCCAGGGCTCGTTGACATGTGGCCACCTCAGACTGCCTcagtgggtggtggtggggccgAATCCAGCACATACATGGGGGTGCATACAGAGGAGGAAGGGAACCCATTACTGGAAAAGGCCCCGCTGCTAAACAAGAAGACCTCTCCAGAGGAGGACGATGCTGTATGCCGGGACCTAGAGTCACTGTCACCTCGGGAGGAGCTAGAACATGCCGCACTCAGCCGCAAGGTCTCAGATGTCACCTCATCCGGGGTGCAGTCCTTTgatgaggaggagggggaagcaaaCAATTGA